TCCAGCACGCCCCTCTCCACGCCCAAGGATCGAAAGCCGGGTCCAGATCACCCTTGGAGATCGAGACTGATTCAACCAAAACCAGTCGTACTGACAAAATCACTGAGCAGTAAGACTGACAAAGTCATTGAGCATTGACACGCCGGCTGCCGGGACTTGACTTATCTGCGAAATATAGGAAGATAAGCGCGTTGCATTGAGTACACTCTTAGCTTAGAGATGACTGCGCCGGGTTTAATCTGAGCGGCTACCCAACGGGGCGTGTAGAAAGCGCAATGTGTCTCTGGGGAAAGCCCGCCATGCACCTTGGTGGTGGCACCCAGAGGGGGTTACCCACTCGGAGCCCGAGGATGTCGGGATTCGTGGCAGTCAGGCTGACTGCGGCCCTGGAGGGCTGAGTATGGTGGCGGGAGAGCAGGAGAAGATCAAGGTAGCGATCGTGGACGACCAGGAGGTCATCCGCGAGGCGTTCGGCATGCTGATCTCACACGCGCCGTCCGTGGACCTTGTGGGCGCCTTCAGCGATGGGGAGGAGGCGATCAATGTTATCCCTGTGCTGCGCCCGAACGTGGTGATAATGGACGTGAAGATGCCGAAGATCAACGGCATCATTGCCGCCCAGAAGATACGAGAGAAGACACCCAGCATCGGAATCATGCTCTTCTCGGCATACGAGGAGTCGGAGTACATCCGGAAGTTCCTCAAGGACGATCCCAAGGGCAAGGCCTGTTTGCTCAAACACACTCTGGGCAGTCTCGACGAGCTTATCCGCACCATTCACGATGTTGCCTCAGGCAGGACGGTGCTTGACCCAATAATGGTGGAGCGCCTGACTCAGCACAGGGGAATCTCCGATTCGTCGCCATTGAAGGACCTCACCAAGCGGGAGCTCGAGGTGCTGGCCCTGGTGGCCAAGGCCTGCACAAACCAGACGATCGCGAGCATCCTGTACATCCAGCCGCGCACGGTTGAGCACCACATCAACAGCATATTCAGCAAACTCGGTATTTCGCCCGAGAACGGCCAGCACGCTCGTGTGCAGGCTGTGCTTGCATACCTCAAGGCCACCGGCCAGTCCCGCGGAGAGGTCCCAGAGCCCTGGTAGCCGGTCCGGTGCAACGCCTTGATGGATGTTGCGCCGCCTGCTAGAATCTCACTAGTACGGGTTCCGCCCGTAAGCCCCCCCCATTCGCCGAGCGGGAGTAGCTCAGGGGCAGAGCATCTGCTTCCCAAGCAGAGGGTCGCGGGTTCAAATCCCGTCTCCCGCTCCAACCGTCTCTCGGCATGGTACCAGGTTGACAAGCAGGCCATAGAAGGCATTACTTCGGGGCTTGTCACCTCGGAACAAGAACGGGCGCTTCCAAATAAGGTCTCCGCCGACGCCCTCGAAATTGACTCAATGACTCAGAGTACAAACAATAGGGCTGACGCCAAGGCGAAATGAATAAGCTGCTAGTCGACAAGTACGATCCAATTCGGCACGAGTTAGGGGCCGGGACGGGGGGCCGAGCTTGTTTTGGAAACTCCCGCAGGTCGCGGGAGTTCGTGTTTATGAGCAGTATCCGCTAGTACATCTGAAACAATCGGGGTGGACCCCGCCGAGGATCACGGCGGGGACTTGTTTTTTTTGCAGAGAGCACTTACCAAGGCTGTCGAGGGCTAATGTTGCCGGTCTTTGCGACACCAAAAGAATGGTATGGCTTCTATTCCCAACAAGTGGAAGGGCACACGCGGGCCTTCGTATTGGCGCCCCTCCTCTGGTCGATGTGCGCGCCTCCTGTCCGCCTGCGGTGGCGTAAAGTTCCGTTCACAGATAATAACGTTACCCAGGTACCCAATAACTCCAAGGGCGTTTACTCCTTCGTAGTCCGGCCTACCGCCGCCGGGCAGCCTGGCGGTGAGTATGTGTTCTATGTGGGCAGGGTCGGGGGTGCGAAACGTGGCGAAGACCGAAGTTTCAGGGAGCGTTACCTGGAGTATTTATCGGAAAGCAAGACCGCCAATCCGCGTCGCATAGAAATCGCATTGGCTCTTACCAAATGGAAAGATTCGGCCTGGTTCTATTGGGCTCCAATAAGGGACACCAAGAAGATAGAGCACTGCGAAGACTCTTTGATCAAAGCGCTGCGACCGCCTTTGAACAAGATGGGGACGGCAACACCTAAACCGCCTGTAGGGGCATTTCAGGGTCCCGCAACGGAGAATGAGCCATGACCACTACTTCCACACCCTCGCCCGCTCCCGAAATGAAGAGGCTGCCAGCCATCAGGTGCCACATCGGCGACTGGTGGTACTGCGTTACCACATTGCCATCCAGCGATGTTGCTTCGCGCATCAAGAGGGCCAAAGAATTCCTTCAACCCAAAGGCTTCGACGAGATGGTGCAACGCGAAGTGCAGGGCAGGTACAAGCAAGTCGCTGGCTATCTTCTCGAAGAGCAGCAGAGGTTTTTCAGCGCCATCGTAGTTGGCGTTAGAGGGGGAGAGCCACGCTTCTTCGCCCTTGATGTTGAGCCGAATCCCCTGGTGGGTATCCCGGAGCTCGATAGGAGGTTCGAGGAGTCGCTGGGTATTTTGGAGTTGCGTGGCGATGAGCAACTGTTTGCTATAGACGGTCAGCACCGCGTTGAAGGGATTAAGCTGGCTCTAAAAAAGAACCCGGCATTAAAAGACGATGAACTGACGATCATCTTCGTTGCGGCCCAAAGCGACCCCGCATCAGTGCAGTGGGTGAGGAGGGTCTTTCCCAGGCTTAACCGCTACGCGGTACCGACCAAAAAGGGAGAGATCATTGCCATAGATGAAGATGATCCATCGGCAATAATCACACGTCGTATGTTGGCGGAACATGAGGGGTTTTACAGTCCGGATGGAGCGATGTTTGGGGAAAAGGACCACTTCATCTAATTCTCAACGACGACCGAAATCCAGCCGGACAATAAAACGTGCATCACCGGCATCACGTCTCTCTATGACTCCATCAAAGCGATCTCCGGTGCCCATTTGAAAGTCGTGCCTTCGAAGCGGAAGACCCTGCGGCCGCCCGATTATGTGCTTGATGAAATATTCAAGACTTCGGTCGATTTCTGGGACCTCTTGCAGAAGCATGTAGATGCCATCCGGACGGTAATGGCCGGTGAACCGGCTGATGGTCTGGCGGGTAACTACCGGTCGGCCGACACCGGGGGCCATTTGCTATTTCGTCCTGTGGGCCTGGTTAATTTTAGCAAGGCCGTTGGACGCCTTACTGACAAATATCGCCTGCCATTGTCTGAAGCGGTAGCCACGTTGTCAAAAATGTAGATGCACCTAAACAAAGAGCCGTGGAATCGACTGCTGTGGTCAAAGACCGAAGGTATGATGCCAAGGCGCGGCGGCATCGCTCTGGCCTTGATGCTCTATATGGTTGGCGCCGACTTGTCGGCGAAAACTTCTGAGGAGTCCTTGTTAAACAGTTACCGCAAAGCAGTCGACGATCCGGACGCCCAAATAGAGCATCTCCGTTATGCCAACGTCAAGCCGCCAAAGCTTCTCTAGGTGCTGGCGCCCACCGGGATTGGCTTCGTGACGGTGATGATCATGCCGGCCTCCGGCTCCTTGGGATCGAAGGCACATCCCGGGCAAAGTGGTCCCGGCGCCTTCCTGAGTTTTGACGAGTCCAAGGTCCCCCATTTGCAACTCCTGAGTCCTTTCGACTGAGCTGCGGCCTCCAAGTTCTTGATGCGCTTGGCGACGGTCGGATAAAACATGCCTATGTACTCAAGCTCATTAGGCTTTGCGAATGCGCCGCATAGGCATTCGCCGCTCATATGCAGAATCTGAGTGACTTCGTTCGTCGGGAGTTCGTGCTTATGCCTGTACGATAACAAAGCCTGGTGGTCGAAGTTCAGGATTGGCGCGACCCAGACCGTATTGCCGTCCCTTGTAACCTCTTTGACGTGCCCCATCCTTCGCTGAGATTCTGACTTCCGCACTCCCGTAATAAACATAACACGATCCTTGCGCTAACTCTGAGCTTCGCGGCGGACCTGTCTCAGGGGTCTTTCTTTGAGCCAGCTGTACATGTACCTGTGGGCTGCCGGGCCAGGGAACCCATACTCGAGAACCAGTTCTTCGTAGGTACGGGGAGGGTGCTTTTCAGTCAAGGGCAATTGCAGATACCTCGCGTACTCTCTCACGAACTCCCGGGTGTCCTCAATCCCGATGCCCGTATTGATGTGGACCAGGCCATCCACGCGGGGGCCATAACTGGCGGCCAGGTGAGAGGCCACGCTCGAATCGTTGCCTCCAGATATCAGACAATAGACCTTCGCGGGCATATACTCCTCGACCGCCTTACGAATGGTCTCGGCCGCCTGTCCGATTAGATCTTCCATGCTTCTGCCCCCTGGCTTGCACTTGTTGCACTCAAGCTTCATTGGATCGTAACCCCATGGGCATGGTTCTGGCTACGCCTTCCTTGGTGTAGTTGTACGAATTTTAAGACAAGTATAAAAGCAGCCCTGCCAGCCCTACTCCTTGTTTTGCTTCCTAAGCTGAGGGCCGCGGGTTCACTAGCGCCGCCGACAGATGAATTGCCGAGTTGCCTCAGAACGGGCCATCCACTTGGATGGCCCGTTCTTTTTCGTAGAATGCACCGGTCCCCCAGCACTACACATTCCTGAGCGCGTCGATCATCTAATTCTCTTTCTGTTGACACTGCTTTTGGCATCGTATAATATCTTCAACTGACTTGGTATATACGAAGTGAATGTCTCGCATGGCCGAAACGAAACAGCAAAGCAATACATATTGTGGATGTAAGGAGTACATCGCAGTTCATCGAAAGAAGTTGGCCTTTGCCCCTGTTGTCCTCTCACTTGCGACGCTAACCGGAATAGTGGCCTGCGATTCCGGTGCCAATTCGTCGTCGACGCCTACTACCGTGCCGGCAGCGTCAGTTGCCACGGCAACGACAGCGCCGTCAGGAGCGCCCACTTCCGTTGCGGTCAATCCGCAAAGCTGCTTGCCTGTGCCGGCGCCGACGGCTGTGCCGACCCCGTCAGTTGCACCGACGGCAACAGTGGCGCCGGCCAATCCCGCGCCGACAGCCGTGCCTACGAAGTCGGACGGCATCTACACACCGACCACAAACCGGGAAATATACATAAAGATCGCCAGCGACCACCAGGAGATCGTGTCGTTGACCGGACAGGTGATCAATGAGGGCAAGCCGTTGCCTGCAGGCGACATCCTCAAGATCTATGAAGAAGCGAAGATTGCGAAGGTGGGCACGGGGACCCGTCCTATGCGCGGGTTCGCCCTGGACCCGGCGCGCACGCGCGAGCTCCCGGACGCCGTCGCATTCTATTGCAGCCACACGTTCCTGGATGACCCCGTTATCGCCGCCATCGTCGGGACCGGCCCGGCCGCGTCTTATACTCCGCTCCAGCGCGTCTATGCAATCCAGCAAGGCCTGCTCAGGACCATATCCGTGTGGTCGCGCCACTATATCGAGCGCGGCGCAAAGGACCTCAACCCCAAGCTGGCCGATGAGGGGTGGGCGGTCTACGTGGGAGAGGAAAAGGATGGGAAGTACCCGACGGGGCTGGCGGGGCACTCCGTGAAGCTCGAGCAGTACTTCAGCCGCCCGGGGACGCTCGATACCCCGATTCGCCAGGCGATGTACCGCCTGCACCAGGCCGGCGCCGCTAAGGACCAGGCGGCCGCCGACGCAGCCCGCGACGAGGTTTACGCGAAGTTCAACTCGATCTTCTACCTGGGCGCGGTCCGCGGCATGAACGAGTCCCTCAAGAGCGCGCAGGGCGGGTTTACCAACCCCGCGGCGGCTTACCAGGTAGAGGGCTACTACAGCTACATGGCTATCCAGCCGTGGGTGGCGAAGGCAGAAGCGGCTGCGGACAGGACGATTATGGCCTATTTCACCGCGGCGCCGTCCACCCTCACAGCACAGAAGCGCGATGAGGCCATCGCCGCGCTCAACCGCACGGCATCGGCGCTGCGCCTGCCCGCTGGCGACGTGGTTGATCCCGCCACGCTAAAGTAGGCGGAGGACGAGTCGAGGCGACGGCTTCACCAGATGAACAAAACAACCGGCGCGGGTACCATGCCCGCGCCGGTTGTTTGCTTTCTGCCGTGTGCGACGCTTGCTGCTCGGCGCCAGGGCATATTGCGGTGTTCGGTAGGGGCGGGTCTCAGGCCCGCACTCGTTGTGCTCCAGGCGCGCGCTGGAGGCGAAGCTTTTCGGTAGGGGCGGCCCTGCGTGGCACCTGCACCAACTAATTCGATTTCCGAGCATGCGAATCTCGGCCTTACGACCTGAATGGCCGTGTTCCCTGAGCCCAGCCCAACGGGCTGGGTAAAGAGACCAATTAACGAAACGCCCTGAATGGGCGTGTTATCCAGGCCATGTCAACGTGGCCTGTGTCTGGCGCATTCCTCGCTGTCGACTTAACACAGCCCTTCAGGCCGTTTGCTATGCCGGACCTTACCCAGCCCGTTGGGCTGGGCTCAGGGAACACGCTCCTTCAGAGCGTTAGGCCCAGGACAGCGGGCAAGGCAAGAATCAAAACTCGGAGAATCGAATTAGTTGGAGCAGGTGGGTCTCAGACCCGCCCCTACCGAAAATGGACACGGGCCTCCGGCAATTCGTCTTCTCCAGGATAGCCCAATTCGAATGCTTGATTTGAGCGGTCCCCCTACGGCAGAACGCCGGCGCGGCGCATCAGCTGCACGGTCCCCTGCGTGTCTGTGAGCGTGGAGATGTTTATGTCCGGCGGCTGGAGGGTGGCAAGCGGTGGGACGCCTGCCGGCTGGAACTGCGTGCTGGCCACAGGGAAATCGAAAACGCGCTGCGCATAGTACCGCTGGGCCTCGTCTTCTGCCAGATACGTCAGCAGCTTGAGCGCGTTCTCCTTGTGCTTCGAAGTGGCAATAAGGCCTACACCGCTCACGTCCACAAATGAGCCTGGCGCGCCGTTCTCGAAGTAGTAGTTGCGCGCGCCGAACGCCTCCCCGCGCTCGGCGATGAACCGGTGAACGTAGTAGTGGTTCACGAATCCCACGTTCACCGCGCCGGACGCGACGCCTTGCGTAATAGCGATGTTGTTCCCGTAGACCACCGGCTGGTTGGCCTGGATGCCCCTGAGCCAGAGTTCGGTTTCGGCGTCGCCGAGTGTGGAACGGAGCGCCGTGATGAAGCCCTGTGTCTCACCGTGTCCTGGCGCCCAGCCGATCCGGCCTTTCCATTTGGGGTCCGTGAAGCCAAGGATGGAGTCCGGCAGGTCCTTCGGGTCGATCCTGGCTGTATTGTAGACGATGGTACGTATACGGCCGGTGACGCCCATCCATTTGCCGTCAGGCGATCTGAACTTCGTGTCCACTTTCGAGAGGAGGTCGCCAGGCAACTCGGTCAGCAACCCCGCCTCGGCCAGGTGGCCCAACGCGCCGCCGGACTCTATGTAGATCAGGTCCGCGGGCGTCCTGTTACCTTCTTCCAGGAGCAGCGCCGTGAGCTCGCCAGTGGAGCCGCTCCGCACCTTCAAAGAGATATTGTTGGCGGTGGCGTAATCCTCGAACAGGCTTCCAATCTCGAGGCTGCCCCTGTCTGTGTAGAGGGTGACGGTATTGTCGCTCGAGGACGAGCAAGATATGGCGACAACGGCGGTCAATAACGAGGCGACGAACAGGAGAGCGGGACGCCGAAGAGACCCGAACACGGCAACCTCCGTGGGCGCAGGACGTATGCTAATAGCTTCAGTAAGTATATACAAAGTGGAATGCGATGTACACACACGGGCGGGGATGAGAGATAGGCGGTAGTGAGCTAATCACCTGGGGAAGAGGACTATGCTGTTAGGCTTTGCTCGGACTTTAACCCTCTCGCCCACGCGGTGCACCTGCTGTGACGGCATGGCGCTCCAGATGGTCTTGCCCGAAGGGAGCCGAACGGAGTAGAGGTTGATCGCACCCTTGAACTCTCTCCCCGTTATCGCGCAGTCGCCGTTCGGATAGCTGGTGACCTCAACTGTGTCCGGCCGCAGGAGAAGGTCGAATGGCCCATCTGGCCGAGGGCCCTGGTAGCTGAAGAGTCCCACTTCGGTCGACACCGCTCCGTCTTCGAACCGCGCGGCCACGAAGTCGGCCATCCCTGCAAACTCGGCAACGAACCTGTTCGCGGGCCTGTGGTAGATGTTGTCGGGTGTATCGAGCTGCTGCATCACGCCGTCTTTCATGACCAGCACTCGGTCGGCGAGGGTAAACGCCTCGTCCTTGTCGTGAGTGACCAGGATGGTGGTGGTGTTCGTCTGCCGGAGGACCGCCTTCACGTCCCGCCGCATCTCCGTCCGCATCCTGGCGTCCAGGCTGCCGAAAGGCTCATCCATGAGCATTACCACCGGGCGCGGCGCAAGCGCGCGGGCGAGTGCGACGCGCTGCTGCTGCCCGCCGGACAGCTGGCGGGGGTACCGCTTCTTGAAGTCGTCCATGCCGACGACCCGCAACTCCTCTTCGACGCGGCGCGCCTTCTCTTCGCGAGGGAGGCCGGCGAGGCCGTAGGCCACATTTTGTTCAA
Above is a genomic segment from SAR202 cluster bacterium containing:
- a CDS encoding DGQHR domain-containing protein; the encoded protein is MTTTSTPSPAPEMKRLPAIRCHIGDWWYCVTTLPSSDVASRIKRAKEFLQPKGFDEMVQREVQGRYKQVAGYLLEEQQRFFSAIVVGVRGGEPRFFALDVEPNPLVGIPELDRRFEESLGILELRGDEQLFAIDGQHRVEGIKLALKKNPALKDDELTIIFVAAQSDPASVQWVRRVFPRLNRYAVPTKKGEIIAIDEDDPSAIITRRMLAEHEGFYSPDGAMFGEKDHFI
- a CDS encoding response regulator transcription factor encodes the protein MVAGEQEKIKVAIVDDQEVIREAFGMLISHAPSVDLVGAFSDGEEAINVIPVLRPNVVIMDVKMPKINGIIAAQKIREKTPSIGIMLFSAYEESEYIRKFLKDDPKGKACLLKHTLGSLDELIRTIHDVASGRTVLDPIMVERLTQHRGISDSSPLKDLTKRELEVLALVAKACTNQTIASILYIQPRTVEHHINSIFSKLGISPENGQHARVQAVLAYLKATGQSRGEVPEPW
- a CDS encoding extracellular solute-binding protein, producing MPARVCTSHSTLYILTEAISIRPAPTEVAVFGSLRRPALLFVASLLTAVVAISCSSSSDNTVTLYTDRGSLEIGSLFEDYATANNISLKVRSGSTGELTALLLEEGNRTPADLIYIESGGALGHLAEAGLLTELPGDLLSKVDTKFRSPDGKWMGVTGRIRTIVYNTARIDPKDLPDSILGFTDPKWKGRIGWAPGHGETQGFITALRSTLGDAETELWLRGIQANQPVVYGNNIAITQGVASGAVNVGFVNHYYVHRFIAERGEAFGARNYYFENGAPGSFVDVSGVGLIATSKHKENALKLLTYLAEDEAQRYYAQRVFDFPVASTQFQPAGVPPLATLQPPDINISTLTDTQGTVQLMRRAGVLP
- a CDS encoding ABC transporter ATP-binding protein is translated as MRQATEHGPILSVEGLTKRFRGGTLPAVSGLSLTMGAGETLALMGPSGSGKTTTLRLIAGFETPYEGKVSIAGRIVAVPGLSVPTEQRGLGMMFQQFALFPHLTVEQNVAYGLAGLPREEKARRVEEELRVVGMDDFKKRYPRQLSGGQQQRVALARALAPRPVVMLMDEPFGSLDARMRTEMRRDVKAVLRQTNTTTILVTHDKDEAFTLADRVLVMKDGVMQQLDTPDNIYHRPANRFVAEFAGMADFVAARFEDGAVSTEVGLFSYQGPRPDGPFDLLLRPDTVEVTSYPNGDCAITGREFKGAINLYSVRLPSGKTIWSAMPSQQVHRVGERVKVRAKPNSIVLFPR